GCGAGCAATTTGCGAGAGTCGGGTACAATTATATTCGAAGAGGAACCATCACTTGGTACCCAAGGCTTGTCCCGACTCCTGTTTAGGACTTCCCTCTGGTTGGGACACAGGGATGTGTGATTTGCTCGGTAGCACCCAGGAGAGGATTCGCGATTTGCTTGCTAGAAGGGATGTGTGATTTGTTTCACAAATCCACATATGATTTCGTAACTATTGAAATAGTTTTTTCAATAGTACTCCATCATAGCGAACCCTAAGAGGGTCGCTCCGTCGTACTTACACAAAATATATTTTGTACAGTAACAAAAATATTTTGTGGGAGCACAGGGATTCGAACCCTGAACCGACTGCTTAAGAGGCAGTTGCTCTACCATTGAGCTATACTCCCATTCCACGAAGTGGAATCTCGCCAATCAGTGCCATTCCGTCATTTCTCCTCTTCAAATTCAGAGGATTTTGACAAATATCCCAAAATTCTTCGAATTTTGGAAAGGAAGAACAGACTAAAGGTTGAGCGGAGTTATTTATAACTTCATGAAACCAAAAAGTCTAGTTCTGACGAGTGCTCGCAGAGGGATTTACTTCGACTCCGTTCTGCAATGCAGAACTGCGCTCAGTATAAACTTCTCATCCCTCCCTATCACCCTGTGTGCGCCAAGTCTCTTTACAATGGAACACGTTTGAGGCTTATTTTAGCAGAGTGTATCAGACATTTCAGCAGTACCAAATTCAAGTTCCTATGTACACCTAAACTAGATTGAATTTAATAGATAATTTTCCAACTAAAACTGCATAACTGTACCCAAAAACCATAAACAGCACCCCATTTAACTCTTGATATTGTAACGCATTGTGTTACAATAATAATGTGATTGGCATTCGTAAACTTCTCTGGGATGCGTGGAACACAGCGCATATTGCAAGACATAATGTTACACCTGATGAAGTAGAACAAATTTGCCATGCTGATCCGGTAGTACAAATTGGAAAGAAGGGAAGATTGCTTGTCTTTGGTCCTACAGATAGCGGGAAAATACTTGCGGTAATTCTTGATAAGGAAGAAGAGAAAAATGTGTATTATCCAGTAACTGCATATAAAGCAAGCAAAAAACTGATAAGGATATACCTAAATCAAAAAGGAGGTGAGCAAAAATGACACAAGTAAAAAAAACAATACCTGAGTTTAAAAACCGAGAAGAAGAAGCAAAATTCTTTGATACACATGATATGGCAGATTACCAGCATGAATTTAAAACAGTAAAGGCAAAATTTGCTAAAAACCTTTCAGAGGGTATTACTGTCAGATTTGATAAGACAACCATAGAAAAACTTCGGGAAATAGCTCATGAAAAAGGAGTGGGTCCTACAACTCTTGCCAGGATGTGGATTTTGGATCAGTTGAGACAACAGGCATAAAAACTGGCGGACATAGACGCTACCAGAACCTATTTTGCGATCCCAATTGACTGCTTTTTATATTTCAAATTATCTCAACTAACGACAGTAGCACCTGTAGGTTTCTCAAGGTCAGTGCAATCCGAAGAAAATCGTAGAAATCCGTAGATTTGTGCCCCTGGAGGGAATCGAACCCCCAACCGTCCCGTCCGAAGCGGGATGCTCTATCCGTTAAGCTACAGGGGCTTCTATTTGTTTATGCCATCCGTATTGTATAGCTGTTTTCCGTCTGTGGCAATTCGCACACCTTATATCGCATTTGGAAATTTCTGTAATTATTTTGTTAATAGAACCATATGATACTAATCTCGAGACGTCCATTAATTTGTCTTTTGAATGGTCGAATTCTAGTACAATTGGATCTTTTTCTCCACAATCGACACATGCATGTTCTAAAAGATAATTCCAAATATATTTTCGAATTACTAACTTTGTTATTTTATTTCTCTTGCGGGCTTTTATTAAATAATATTGTCTGTTATTTATATAGTGCTTTCTAATATAAATCCTGCTACAGTTTTTGCAGTGAGATTGTAAAATGCCCTTTAGCTTAAATTTAAAGTTAAATTCACTATCTTCTTTTGATTGTTTACAGTTGGTACAAGTTTTCACAAAGTGATAGTACTTGAAAGTGTATTTAATTTTCAAGTCCGGTGCGTGGCTATAAGATCTTGTCTAGCCTCAGACTTCTGTTGAGTAAGGATTGAAGCGCAGCTTATCTTGCGTAATTTTTTCTTCAGGACTAAAATTTGAGCCATGGTAGGTTCGGAGCGTGAAGGCCCGTCTGACCCGAGAAAGCGCGAAAGCATGCATAGGATTGCGAGATGGGCTGGTGCCGCTGCCCTCAGTTTGACCTATGCCACTTCCTGGCAAGCCCGACTGGTAGCTGAAGGTGTTGATAAAATAGCTCCCCCTTACACTTGGAAGGATCTTTTAGACATAAGTAACACTCTTGAACTGGGTTGGGAATACGGGCAAGAGCTAGTTGGAGCTGCACACGCAGACAGGGAAGGGGCGTGGGCTGCTTTCAGGCTTTTTAGTGAACCTTCCGGATCTTACAGAAAATCACCATTTTTAAGGACTACTTTAGAGCATAGTCAGACCGAAGGAAAGTTCTCAGTCGGCTTAGGAGATAGCTACATGTTGGGAGAATACGATAATACTTCGCCACTGACTCTTTACAAGGATTTGATGATAGAAAGACGGGGCGTTTCAGGTTGGGTAGATTATATAGTCGCGCAGCGTGGAAAAACAACCGAGGAGATTATTCGCGATCAGGTACTTTCTCCTAAGGTTAAAGGCGAGCTTGACAAATGGGATGTTTTTGATGCTTGGTCTAGCGTTGGGGCAAACGATTTTATAGAAGTAGCAACTACTATTGATGCGATTCAAGAACTTAAGTTGGTCGGGTAGGACCCCTTAGAGCATCCGGAGGTATTATTTAAATACTCTCGCCAAATGCTTGATATGCTTTCTGTTACCCGCTACCGATTCTCAAAGTTTCTCAACGCGCTTTATGACGAATACGGTCAAAAGATTCGTCACATCGTCATAATTTTGCTTCCTGATTTGGGTCGCGCGGCAGCGATAACTTCACAAAAGTTCGGTTTGGAACCAGAACGTATAGCCATAGTTGACCCCAGGGCTAAAAGAATAGTTAGCGAAATTGCCGAAAAGGTTAATGGTGCATGGTTGGAGGAGGCTCAGGAGTTTCATGAGCGGACCGGGATAAAAATAGTTGCTATAGACACGTTTAAGGACTCGCTCTTTAGAAAAGACGATCAGCATCTTAATAGAGCTGGGAGAGAAGCGATCGCAGAAGAAGCCTACGATAGAACAGTGTTTAGTGCCACCTAATGAGCTTATAGTTCTTCGTCTTCGAGTTCTTTGTCGACACCTAGCGGTGTGGGGTTTTCATCGCTATCATCACCGTGAAGGCCGACGCTTTTTAACGCATCATCGATGTCTGGAGATTCGGAGTTTGTAGCGTCGCCAGAAAAAGGATCTTCTTCGCCTGTCACTGAAGGAGCGGCAACCGGATCGGTAAACTGATCTTCGTCGGGCTTAGATTCATCTACAGTCGGTACAGATTTCGCATCACCGGAATCTGTGTTTTCTAAGTCTTCGTCGGTAGGTTCTGGTATATTGTTTGGATCGTCTTGCATGTTTGGGATATTTTACCTTCGGTGCAGGGTTTAGGCAAGGCCTGAAACTGCTTAATGTTTGCTTCTCTTGATATAATTTATGCCTGCATGAGGGAACGTGAACCGAATCCACAGGAAAGAAAGATTTTTTTTCACTTTGTGAGACATGGAGAGCCAGAAGAATACGGTGAGACTGATTCGCCCCTTTCCCCAATCGGCAGAAGACAAATCGAAGGATATGCCCGAAACTTTTTGAATAGCCTAGAAGGTAAACCAGAGGTAAGGATTGCTTACAGCAGGAGGCGAAGAACGAGGGAATCTGCGGACATAATTGAAGCGGCCTTTAAAAGCTCTCCAGGCGTATACTTCGGCATGTGGCCTCAAAATTCAATTGAGCCACATGACACGTTGGAACCCCTCATTGAAGCTGGTATAGACAGCCGCGAAGCCTTCAGTGAATGGCGGAAAAACGCGGAATTTGTTTATAAGGAAGTTGTTGACATAAGAGGACCAAAAGATATTTGGGACGACATCCACAGAGTAGTCAGACGGTTTTTGAACATCTCTTCAGTAATTCCTAAAAACAAACCTGACTGGCATCTTATTCTTGTAACTCACGAGACAACGATTGCGTCACTTGCTGCGGAAATTGGCGTTGATCTTGATAATTTACAAATAGGTTATGCAGAATCGCTTAAAATAGAGATTTCTGACGAGAGAATGAAATACAGCTTTAGAGATCTTCTGGTTGAAAAACCTATCGAGAAGAGGGGTTAAATTCGGTTACTTGCAGCAAAAGAGAATTTTTAGACTTATAGTTTACACACGCTTGGTGTTGTGCTAAAATTTCTCCTCATGACTAGAGAAAACGGAGGCTCCGGCGGGCAGGGGTCAGAAGCTGAAATAACAAGGCAACTCACGCAGCGTATTGCCGAATTAGCTTCGGGATTCTTTGGTGAAGAAGATCGGATTGTTCGAAGAGATCCGACAGGGCAAAAGCCGAATTTGATTATTTCCGGAGGCAAGATGTTGGAAGGGACAGACTGGGAGGGAGCGACATTGAATATATCCAGGCATAATTTTAGTGGGGTTTATCAGGATGTGGATGATCAGGAGATTTGGACTTTTTACCCTAATCGTGTTCAGAAAGTAATTAGAAGGAGTGTGGGATATCTAGCTTTTCCTGGATACACCAGTCCCGATCGTGTTGTCCCAGTTACTACTGTGGATTTGCAAGTTCTTCTTAATGATCTAGAACATAGTGAACCAGGTCCGCCATGGCTGCCGGCACCAAATATATAAGGTACCCTCACGTTAATTTATGCTAAAATTAGCCATAAAGCCGGGGTGGTGGAATGGCAGACACGCAAGACTTAAAATCTTGTGACCGCGAGGTCGTGAGGGTTCGACCCCCTCTCCCGGCACTCCTGCAGAGCAGGATTGCAACTTGCCCGATGACATTTTAATGTATCAGGTATACTTGCTAAGAAGTGAAAAGGATAAGTCGCGGTCATACGTTGGACTGAGGATAAAAGGGGTTAAAAATAGGCTTTGGGAGCATAACTCCGGGAAATCCAAGTACACTAAATCTTTTTTGCCTTGGAAGCTTGTTTATTTCGAGAATTTTTACTGTAGGACTTGCGCAGAACAGAGAGAAAAGTTTTTAAAATTAGGTTTTGGATTCAGGTTTAGAAAGATTGTTTTAAATAATTATCCGTGCGAGTAGACTACGGTCTGCTCTGCAGACCGGGGAGTAGCTCAGTTTGGCTAGAGCGCTGCGTTTGGGACGCAGAGGCCGGAGGTTCGAGTCCTCTCTCCCCGACTTTTTACTGCTTGCTTTCTGTAAAAGCTGATTTTCGGGGTTCATCCGGCATCTTCGAAAGAACAATATTGAGTCTCCAAGGGTCTAAATCTAGACCGGCAATAATTCTAAAAACTGACAAAGAGCTGGGCCAAGCTCGGAGTCCTGTTTCGAACATACTGATTGTTGCCTGTCCTACCAATGATCGTATTTCGAGATCGGCTTGGCTTAAGCCTTTTTCGGTTCTGAATTCGCGCACGAGTTGTCCAGGAGTTAGCCTTTCGTATTTCTCGACTAATTCTGCGGGTGGTAGTTCCGATTCAGCAGAAAAAT
This genomic stretch from Candidatus Curtissbacteria bacterium harbors:
- a CDS encoding BrnA antitoxin family protein, with product MTQVKKTIPEFKNREEEAKFFDTHDMADYQHEFKTVKAKFAKNLSEGITVRFDKTTIEKLREIAHEKGVGPTTLARMWILDQLRQQA
- a CDS encoding SGNH/GDSL hydrolase family protein; the protein is MLDMLSVTRYRFSKFLNALYDEYGQKIRHIVIILLPDLGRAAAITSQKFGLEPERIAIVDPRAKRIVSEIAEKVNGAWLEEAQEFHERTGIKIVAIDTFKDSLFRKDDQHLNRAGREAIAEEAYDRTVFSAT
- a CDS encoding histidine phosphatase family protein, with protein sequence MREREPNPQERKIFFHFVRHGEPEEYGETDSPLSPIGRRQIEGYARNFLNSLEGKPEVRIAYSRRRRTRESADIIEAAFKSSPGVYFGMWPQNSIEPHDTLEPLIEAGIDSREAFSEWRKNAEFVYKEVVDIRGPKDIWDDIHRVVRRFLNISSVIPKNKPDWHLILVTHETTIASLAAEIGVDLDNLQIGYAESLKIEISDERMKYSFRDLLVEKPIEKRG
- a CDS encoding GIY-YIG nuclease family protein; translation: MYQVYLLRSEKDKSRSYVGLRIKGVKNRLWEHNSGKSKYTKSFLPWKLVYFENFYCRTCAEQREKFLKLGFGFRFRKIVLNNYPCE
- a CDS encoding helix-turn-helix domain-containing protein — encoded protein: MREFRTEKGLSQADLEIRSLVGQATISMFETGLRAWPSSLSVFRIIAGLDLDPWRLNIVLSKMPDEPRKSAFTESKQ